In Selenomonadales bacterium, a single window of DNA contains:
- a CDS encoding type II toxin-antitoxin system Phd/YefM family antitoxin, whose protein sequence is MQVINTTITNLRKNLFSLLEQTIRFNEPITVSTKDGNAIILSEEDYRGLMETLYLCSIPNMRERIMAGLKTPLTECVAEDEVNW, encoded by the coding sequence ATGCAGGTGATTAACACAACCATCACTAATTTGCGCAAGAACCTCTTCAGCCTGCTTGAACAGACCATACGCTTTAACGAGCCCATAACGGTCAGTACGAAGGACGGGAATGCCATAATTCTCAGCGAAGAAGACTACCGAGGCCTGATGGAAACCTTGTACCTCTGCTCTATCCCTAACATGCGCGAGCGTATTATGGCTGGCTTAAAGACACCCTTGACCGAGTGTGTGGCTGAAGATGAGGTCAACTGGTAA
- a CDS encoding cell wall hydrolase, producing MYKRLLSLALLLMSVAVFVALPTFAAAHHTASTQATVHRIAWGDTLTSIARRYQTSVAILKSLNNLRSDRIIAGRSLRLPGQAAALPRQAAASRGIVLSASERSALAKLIYAEAQGESFKGQVAVAAVVFNRIRDPRFPNTLRGVMYQPFQFEPILNGWAYKPAGPSAYRALDAALAGQDPTNGAVFFYNPVKAPHAWMATRPVVARIGNHVFMR from the coding sequence ATGTACAAGCGTCTGTTGTCACTCGCGTTGCTGCTCATGTCTGTTGCCGTGTTTGTTGCTCTCCCTACTTTTGCCGCTGCTCACCACACGGCTAGCACACAAGCTACCGTACACCGCATTGCCTGGGGAGATACTCTGACCTCTATCGCGCGCCGTTACCAGACAAGTGTAGCGATTTTAAAGTCGCTAAACAACTTGCGCAGCGATAGGATTATTGCAGGTCGGTCACTCAGACTGCCGGGACAGGCGGCCGCTCTGCCCCGTCAGGCTGCCGCGTCGCGCGGCATTGTGCTTTCCGCGAGCGAGCGGTCGGCGCTTGCCAAATTAATCTACGCCGAAGCTCAGGGCGAGTCCTTCAAGGGCCAAGTCGCTGTGGCTGCAGTCGTATTTAATCGCATACGCGACCCGCGCTTCCCTAACACTCTGCGCGGCGTCATGTATCAGCCCTTCCAATTCGAGCCGATTCTAAACGGCTGGGCATATAAGCCCGCAGGCCCAAGCGCCTACCGTGCCTTAGACGCAGCACTTGCCGGCCAAGACCCCACGAACGGGGCAGTATTCTTCTACAACCCCGTTAAGGCACCACACGCTTGGATGGCCACCCGACCTGTAGTTGCCCGCATCGGCAACCACGTGTTTATGCGATAA
- a CDS encoding Txe/YoeB family addiction module toxin yields the protein MYAVVYHKQAIKDIQKLKASKLDGKAMALIEVLRQNPYQSPPPFEKLVGDLQGAYSRRINVKHRLVYQVIEDLRTVKIISMWTHYEA from the coding sequence ATGTACGCTGTCGTCTATCACAAGCAGGCGATAAAGGACATTCAGAAACTAAAGGCCAGCAAGCTAGACGGCAAGGCCATGGCGCTAATTGAGGTTCTGCGCCAGAACCCCTATCAGTCTCCCCCGCCATTCGAGAAGCTCGTAGGCGATTTGCAGGGAGCCTACTCACGCCGGATTAACGTAAAGCACAGGTTAGTTTATCAAGTCATTGAGGACCTCCGTACAGTGAAGATTATCAGTATGTGGACGCACTACGAAGCGTAG
- a CDS encoding ABC transporter ATP-binding protein: MAVWDIVRKYRCNIALVMSCYLLQVVVSSINPLYMTRLIDELAKHESARPQVLAGAVAFLLAASVMRLALGVFLARYLGKIALTIAKEVRMHIASRYLSSPRTKVPDPGDFLTTSSRDVNRLVSFVTGDLNSISVSVTSFIGVSLVLAHMNMALYGLIIAFIPLYFIVYKRFSDVRYRLSLDVRNRHGSLADSMAAATMHQRTIYVHRAQRVIEAQLEHRLQDCNDAEYKSIINNAWSGLTLSGISFMMSATAFILGTVLVVQGRVTVGMLMAFTTHAGSLLSPVSNLTNLALSWHDTRVAATKIAYYSGLQETRVGSMAYSPNVCAVSFERAVFQQGGLNLTYRMGLAPITSIAGRTGAGKSTICECLAGYLSPTAGIVVYETETGSVAPSEIRRHVHLVDSHMVLFEELPILLNLTLGVEMPAASIEWVLDLTELKTLLVERDISLSTTAREANFSQGESQRLLIARALLTKPAILILDEALSGVDPAMAERIVRQASQHVSIVIIVSHRLSDHEQSQIVHYVDDGRLLEMAPIRGAE; the protein is encoded by the coding sequence ATGGCAGTTTGGGATATTGTCCGCAAGTACAGATGCAATATTGCACTGGTGATGTCATGTTATCTCTTGCAAGTCGTGGTAAGCTCAATTAACCCTTTATACATGACACGACTGATTGATGAGTTAGCCAAACATGAATCTGCTCGCCCTCAAGTCTTAGCAGGAGCGGTAGCCTTTTTGCTGGCGGCCTCAGTGATGCGTCTAGCGTTAGGCGTGTTTCTGGCTAGATATCTTGGGAAGATAGCACTAACCATCGCCAAAGAAGTTCGCATGCACATCGCAAGCCGCTATCTTTCGTCGCCTAGGACAAAAGTCCCCGACCCAGGGGACTTTCTCACGACGTCATCGCGTGATGTCAATAGGCTGGTAAGTTTTGTTACGGGTGACTTGAATAGCATCTCGGTTTCAGTAACAAGCTTTATTGGCGTTTCTTTGGTCTTAGCACACATGAATATGGCATTGTATGGGCTGATAATTGCCTTTATTCCCCTCTATTTTATCGTCTATAAAAGGTTTTCCGATGTCCGTTACAGGCTATCGTTAGATGTCAGGAATAGGCACGGGTCCCTAGCTGACAGCATGGCAGCGGCAACTATGCACCAGCGAACAATCTATGTACACAGGGCACAGCGCGTAATTGAAGCGCAACTGGAGCATCGCCTACAAGACTGCAATGATGCCGAGTACAAAAGCATCATTAACAACGCTTGGTCAGGTCTTACGCTGTCCGGCATCTCGTTCATGATGAGCGCGACAGCCTTCATTCTCGGCACTGTGCTCGTTGTGCAAGGCCGAGTTACGGTTGGCATGCTCATGGCTTTTACCACTCATGCGGGAAGTTTGCTATCACCGGTGAGTAATCTAACTAACTTGGCCCTATCATGGCACGATACACGGGTTGCAGCAACAAAAATAGCCTACTACAGCGGGTTGCAGGAAACAAGAGTCGGGAGCATGGCTTACTCGCCTAACGTCTGTGCTGTAAGCTTTGAGCGCGCAGTGTTTCAGCAAGGGGGGCTGAATCTTACTTACCGCATGGGGCTGGCACCGATCACTAGTATTGCGGGGCGCACAGGTGCTGGGAAAAGCACAATCTGCGAGTGTTTGGCGGGTTACTTGTCTCCCACAGCAGGTATAGTTGTGTACGAGACTGAGACTGGGAGCGTCGCCCCTAGCGAAATCCGCCGTCATGTGCACCTAGTTGATTCTCACATGGTGTTGTTCGAGGAGCTGCCCATCCTATTGAACTTAACACTCGGAGTCGAGATGCCAGCCGCAAGCATAGAGTGGGTGTTGGACCTTACTGAACTGAAGACTTTGTTGGTTGAACGCGACATTAGCTTGTCAACTACAGCGCGTGAAGCGAACTTCAGTCAAGGAGAGAGTCAGCGCCTGCTGATTGCACGGGCACTACTCACAAAGCCAGCAATTTTGATATTAGATGAGGCGCTTTCGGGAGTGGACCCGGCTATGGCTGAGCGCATAGTACGGCAGGCAAGCCAACACGTGTCGATTGTTATCATCGTTTCACACCGTCTAAGCGATCATGAGCAGTCGCAAATCGTGCACTACGTTGATGACGGAAGACTCCTGGAAATGGCACCGATCCGCGGGGCCGAGTAG